One genomic window of Corvus moneduloides isolate bCorMon1 chromosome 14, bCorMon1.pri, whole genome shotgun sequence includes the following:
- the SASH3 gene encoding SAM and SH3 domain-containing protein 3 isoform X2, which translates to MLRRKPSNAGDKEPGHRKLSLQRSSSFKDFSKSKVSSPVSNEEFSLEENIPEDDASSASPEDAGRSSGTKLGRKWRAVISRTMNRKTGRMAVRALAEGKQGEVEEEGSPCPLSPASSTEERSHDKVPLSYLELEEEEDGRPALGRQMSSGSDLPSPADPGDSRRLEETVPAYTGPFCGRARVHTDFTPSPYDKDSLKLRKGDIIGIIEKPPVGTWTGLLNNRVGSFKFIYVDVIPEETVPARRSRGSSRNKRLKPKTLHELLERINLQEHTPTLLLNGYQTLEDFKELRETHLNELHITDPQHRAKLLTAAELLLDYDTSEPEDADTSEALPSPSGPKGDIPRDSGCFEGSETLDGSREEAELRGPEEQLGAVSMAESP; encoded by the exons ATGCTCCGCCGCAAGCCCTCCAACGCCGGGGACAAGGAGCCGGGACACAGGAAG ctttcCCTACAGCGTTCCAGCAGCTTCAAGGACTTCAGCAAGTCCAAGGTCAGCTCCCCCGTGTCAAACGAggagttcagcctggaggagaac ATCCCTGAGGATgatgccagcagtgccagtccCGAGGATGCCGGGCGGAGCAGCGGGACGAAGCTGGGCAGGAAGTGGCGGGCGGTCATCTCCCGCACCATGAACCGCAAGACGGGCAGGATGGCCGTGAGAGCGCTGGCCGAGGGGAAG cagggagaggtggaggaggaggggtCCCCAtgccccctgtccccagccagcagcacggAAGAGCGGAGCCATGACAAGGTGCCCCTGTCGTacctggagctggaggaggaggaggacgggCGCCCAGCCCTCGGACGCCAGATGTCCAGCG GCAGCgaccttcccagccctgccgaTCCCGGGGACAGCCGGCGGCTGGAGGAGACTGTCCCAGCCTACACCGGCCCGTTCTGCGGCCGGGCCCGTGTCCACACCGACTTCACCCCCAGCCCCTACGACAAGGACTCCCTGAAGCTGCGG AAAGGGGACATCATTGGCATCATCGAGAAGCCGCCTGTGGGCACCTGGACGGGGCTGCTCAACAACAGGGTGGGCTCCTTCAAGTTCATCTACGTGGATGTGATCCCTGAGGAGACAGTCCCTGCCCGCAGGAGCCGGGGCTCCAGCCGGAACAAGCGCCTCAAGCCCAAGACCCTCCATGAGCTGCTGGAGCGCATCAACCTGCAG GAGCACACCCCCACCCTCCTGCTGAACGGGTACCAGACCCTGGAGGACTTCAAGGAGCTGCGGGAGACCCACCTGAACGAACTGCACATCACGGACCCCCAGCACCGCGCCAAGCTGCTGACGGCCGCCGAGCTCCTCCTGGACTACGACA ccagcGAGCCAGAGGATGCTGACACCTCCGAAGCCCTGCCATCGCCCTCAGGGCCCAAAGGAGACATTCCTCGGGACTCTGGCTGCTTTGAGGGATCAGAGACCCTGGATGGCAGCCGGGAGGAGGCCGAGCTGAGGGGTCccgaggagcagctgggggctgTCTCCATGGCAGAATCCCCCTGA
- the SASH3 gene encoding SAM and SH3 domain-containing protein 3 isoform X3: MLRRKPSNAGDKEPGHRKLSLQRSSSFKDFSKSKVSSPVSNEEFSLEENIPEDDASSASPEDAGRSSGTKLGRKWRAVISRTMNRKTGRMAVRALAEGKQGEVEEEGSPCPLSPASSTEERSHDKVPLSYLELEEEEDGRPALGRQMSSGSDLPSPADPGDSRRLEETVPAYTGPFCGRARVHTDFTPSPYDKDSLKLRKGDIIGIIEKPPVGTWTGLLNNRVGSFKFIYVDVIPEETVPARRSRGSSRNKRLKPKTLHELLERINLQEHTPTLLLNGYQTLEDFKELRETHLNELHITDPQHRAKLLTAAELLLDYDTASEPEDADTSEALPSPSGPKGDIPRDSGCFEGSETLDGSREEAELRGPEEQLGAVSMAESP, encoded by the exons ATGCTCCGCCGCAAGCCCTCCAACGCCGGGGACAAGGAGCCGGGACACAGGAAG ctttcCCTACAGCGTTCCAGCAGCTTCAAGGACTTCAGCAAGTCCAAGGTCAGCTCCCCCGTGTCAAACGAggagttcagcctggaggagaac ATCCCTGAGGATgatgccagcagtgccagtccCGAGGATGCCGGGCGGAGCAGCGGGACGAAGCTGGGCAGGAAGTGGCGGGCGGTCATCTCCCGCACCATGAACCGCAAGACGGGCAGGATGGCCGTGAGAGCGCTGGCCGAGGGGAAG cagggagaggtggaggaggaggggtCCCCAtgccccctgtccccagccagcagcacggAAGAGCGGAGCCATGACAAGGTGCCCCTGTCGTacctggagctggaggaggaggaggacgggCGCCCAGCCCTCGGACGCCAGATGTCCAGCG GCAGCgaccttcccagccctgccgaTCCCGGGGACAGCCGGCGGCTGGAGGAGACTGTCCCAGCCTACACCGGCCCGTTCTGCGGCCGGGCCCGTGTCCACACCGACTTCACCCCCAGCCCCTACGACAAGGACTCCCTGAAGCTGCGG AAAGGGGACATCATTGGCATCATCGAGAAGCCGCCTGTGGGCACCTGGACGGGGCTGCTCAACAACAGGGTGGGCTCCTTCAAGTTCATCTACGTGGATGTGATCCCTGAGGAGACAGTCCCTGCCCGCAGGAGCCGGGGCTCCAGCCGGAACAAGCGCCTCAAGCCCAAGACCCTCCATGAGCTGCTGGAGCGCATCAACCTGCAG GAGCACACCCCCACCCTCCTGCTGAACGGGTACCAGACCCTGGAGGACTTCAAGGAGCTGCGGGAGACCCACCTGAACGAACTGCACATCACGGACCCCCAGCACCGCGCCAAGCTGCTGACGGCCGCCGAGCTCCTCCTGGACTACGACA cagccagcGAGCCAGAGGATGCTGACACCTCCGAAGCCCTGCCATCGCCCTCAGGGCCCAAAGGAGACATTCCTCGGGACTCTGGCTGCTTTGAGGGATCAGAGACCCTGGATGGCAGCCGGGAGGAGGCCGAGCTGAGGGGTCccgaggagcagctgggggctgTCTCCATGGCAGAATCCCCCTGA
- the SASH3 gene encoding SAM and SH3 domain-containing protein 3 isoform X1, translating into MLRRKPSNAGDKEPGHRKLSLQRSSSFKDFSKSKVSSPVSNEEFSLEENIPEDDASSASPEDAGRSSGTKLGRKWRAVISRTMNRKTGRMAVRALAEGKGEVEEEGSPCPLSPASSTEERSHDKVPLSYLELEEEEDGRPALGRQMSSGSDLPSPADPGDSRRLEETVPAYTGPFCGRARVHTDFTPSPYDKDSLKLRKGDIIGIIEKPPVGTWTGLLNNRVGSFKFIYVDVIPEETVPARRSRGSSRNKRLKPKTLHELLERINLQEHTPTLLLNGYQTLEDFKELRETHLNELHITDPQHRAKLLTAAELLLDYDTASEPEDADTSEALPSPSGPKGDIPRDSGCFEGSETLDGSREEAELRGPEEQLGAVSMAESP; encoded by the exons ATGCTCCGCCGCAAGCCCTCCAACGCCGGGGACAAGGAGCCGGGACACAGGAAG ctttcCCTACAGCGTTCCAGCAGCTTCAAGGACTTCAGCAAGTCCAAGGTCAGCTCCCCCGTGTCAAACGAggagttcagcctggaggagaac ATCCCTGAGGATgatgccagcagtgccagtccCGAGGATGCCGGGCGGAGCAGCGGGACGAAGCTGGGCAGGAAGTGGCGGGCGGTCATCTCCCGCACCATGAACCGCAAGACGGGCAGGATGGCCGTGAGAGCGCTGGCCGAGGGGAAG ggagaggtggaggaggaggggtCCCCAtgccccctgtccccagccagcagcacggAAGAGCGGAGCCATGACAAGGTGCCCCTGTCGTacctggagctggaggaggaggaggacgggCGCCCAGCCCTCGGACGCCAGATGTCCAGCG GCAGCgaccttcccagccctgccgaTCCCGGGGACAGCCGGCGGCTGGAGGAGACTGTCCCAGCCTACACCGGCCCGTTCTGCGGCCGGGCCCGTGTCCACACCGACTTCACCCCCAGCCCCTACGACAAGGACTCCCTGAAGCTGCGG AAAGGGGACATCATTGGCATCATCGAGAAGCCGCCTGTGGGCACCTGGACGGGGCTGCTCAACAACAGGGTGGGCTCCTTCAAGTTCATCTACGTGGATGTGATCCCTGAGGAGACAGTCCCTGCCCGCAGGAGCCGGGGCTCCAGCCGGAACAAGCGCCTCAAGCCCAAGACCCTCCATGAGCTGCTGGAGCGCATCAACCTGCAG GAGCACACCCCCACCCTCCTGCTGAACGGGTACCAGACCCTGGAGGACTTCAAGGAGCTGCGGGAGACCCACCTGAACGAACTGCACATCACGGACCCCCAGCACCGCGCCAAGCTGCTGACGGCCGCCGAGCTCCTCCTGGACTACGACA cagccagcGAGCCAGAGGATGCTGACACCTCCGAAGCCCTGCCATCGCCCTCAGGGCCCAAAGGAGACATTCCTCGGGACTCTGGCTGCTTTGAGGGATCAGAGACCCTGGATGGCAGCCGGGAGGAGGCCGAGCTGAGGGGTCccgaggagcagctgggggctgTCTCCATGGCAGAATCCCCCTGA
- the XPNPEP2 gene encoding xaa-Pro aminopeptidase 2, with the protein MCPLLWITAWALLLHGCAAGRVPQAPSTRNDIRDCSVDPPYLPPTATNTTARLAALRGTMRTHGALAYIVPSTDAHMSEYISERDARLGWLTGFTGSAGTAVVTQDKAALWTDSRYWTQAERELDCNWELQRTTSIESIGMWILKAVPAGGNVSLDPFLFSIDTWNSYSRVLHGSGRTLIPLETNLVDQAWGDQRPLPSSTEIYSLPAEFTGSSWQEKVAGIRQRMEQHVRRPTAVLLSGLEETAWLFNLRGDDIPYNPVFYSYTLLTNTTISLFVEGSRLSVAARESLRSGCPGPLCVELQEYGQVSAHLRRYTQGNVTVWLGTEYTTYGLYGIIPQEKLLEENYSPVMMAKAVKNAREQEMLRAAHVRDAVAVIQYLLWLEKTVPQGQVDEFLGAQHINALRWAQEHSRGPSFQTISASGLNAALAHYSPSNGSSRTLSAGEMYLFDTGGQYLDGTTDITRTVHWGEPTPLQKEAYTRVLMGNIDLSRLVFPSHTAGRTVESFARRALWDVGLNYGHGTGHGIGNFLSVHEWPVGFQSNNVPLEAGMFTSIEPGYYRDGEFGIRIEDVVLVVEAQTEHQSGETPFLTFEMVSLVPYDRNLIDLRLLSPEQIRYLNSYYERIRAHVGPELRRQRLEEEYEWLQKSTQPFPVNGAGTAAAGTLVLASLLSVLLGGLGA; encoded by the exons gctgtgctgcagggcgGGTGCCACAGGCTCCTTCCACCAGGAATGACATCCGGGACTGCTCCGTGGACCCACCG TACCTGCCACCGACGGCCACCAACACGACGGCGCGTCTGGCCGCGCTGCGGGGCACCATGCGGACCCACGGCGCCCTCGCCTACATCGTGCCCTCCACGGATGCCCACATG AGCGAGTACATTTCCGAGCGGGACGCGCGGCTGGGCTGGCTCACCGGTTTCACCGGCTCTGCAG gcactgctgtggtGACGCAGGACAAGGCTGCCCTGTGGACTGACAGCCGCTACTGGACCCAGGCAGAGCGGGAGCTGGACTGCaactgggagctgcagaggacaA CCTCCATCGAGTCCATCGGGATGTGGATCCTGAAGGCGGTTCCTGCGGGGGGGAATGTCAGCTTGGaccccttcctcttctccatcG ACACCTGGAACAGCTACAGCCGGGTTCTACACGGCTCCGGCCGGACCCTAATCCCCCTCGAGACCAACCTTGTGGATCAGGCATGGGGTGACCAAAgaccccttccctcctccaccGAGATCTACAGCCTCCCAGCAGAGTTCACAG ggagcagctggcaggagaaGGTGGCCGGGATCCGGCAGCGGATGGAGCAGCACGTGCGACGCCCCACAGCCGTGCTGCTGTCGGGGCTGGAGGAGACGGCCT GGCTCTTCAACCTCCGTGGAGACGACATCCCCTACAACCCCGTCTTCTACTCCTACACCCTCCTGACCAACACAACCATAAG cctgttCGTGGAGGGCTCCCGGCTCTCGGTGGCGGCGCGGGAGTCCCTGCGCTCGGGCTGCCCGGGGCCGCTCTGCGTGGAGCTGCAGGAGTACGGGCAGGTGAGCGCCCACCTGCGCCGCTACACCCAGGGCAACGTCACCGTGTGGCTGGGCACCGAGTACACCACCTACGGCCTCTACGGCATCATCCCCCAG gagaagctgctggaggagaaCTACTCGCCTGTCATGATGGCCAAGGCTGTGAAAAATGCCCGTGAGCAGGAGATGCTGCGAGCTGCCCAC GTCCGGGACGCGGTGGCCGTCATCCAGTACCTGCTGTGGCTGGAGAAGACAGTCCCGCAGGGGCAGGTGGACGAGTTTTTGGGGGCTCAGCACATCAATGCACTTCGCTG ggCCCAGGAGCACAGCCGCGGGCCCAGCTTCCAGACCATCTCGGCCAGCGGGCTCAACGCGGCGCTGGCCCACTACAG CCCCTCCAATGGCAGCAGCCGGACGCTGTCTGCGGGCGAGATGTACCTCTTCGACACCGGAGGGCAATATCT GGACGGGACAACAGACATCACTCGGACAGTGCACTGGGGTGAGCCCACCCCGCTGCAGAAG GAAGCCTACACCCGTGTGCTGATGGGCAACATTGACCTCTCCCGCCTCGTCTTCCCATCACACACAGCAG GGAGAACGGTGGAGTCCTTCGCCCGCCGGGCGCTCTGGGACGTTGGACTCAACTACGGCCACGGGACTGGCCATGGCATCGGCAACTTCCTCTCAGTCCACGAGT GGCCCGTGGGCTTCCAGTCCAACAACGTGCCGCTGGAGGCCGGCATGTTCACCTCCATCG AGCCCGGCTATTACCGGGATGGAGAGTTTGGGATCCGCATTGAGGATGTCGTCCTTGTTGTGGAGGCACAGACTGAG CACCAGAGCGGGGAGACGCCTTTTCTGACCTTCGAGATGGTGTCCCTGGTGCCCTATGACCGCAACCTCATCGACCTCAGACTCCTGTCCCCAGAGCAG ATCCGGTACCTGAACTCCTACTACGAGAGGATCCGGGCGCACGTGGGGCCGGAGCTGCGGCGGCAGCGGCTGGAGGAGGAGTACGAGTGGCTGCAGAAGAGCACCCAGCCCTTCCCGGTGAACGGCGCCGGCACCGCCGCCGCGGGAACGCTGGTCCTCGCCTCGCTGCTCTCGGTGCTGCTCGGCGGGCTGGGGGCCTGA